The following proteins are encoded in a genomic region of Thermogemmatispora onikobensis:
- a CDS encoding LuxR C-terminal-related transcriptional regulator: protein MTLTCRPRADRRWRRPLTPRQWQIVLLLRRGLSRQAVAAQLGLAPHTVAVHLSLLRQRLCLSRHSDPLAHVPWEQCPPALLPPEGLPPLPGKPASQPEAPTLPERRSSPALRLRGLRRWQVLLLLRAGLTTTEVARQLGLSRNTVYAHLEQIHTRLGLGPALSRLAVLDYVPWEQCPPELLAWCQDELRRLGLPAQVAVSTGEEASDAKEEASHEDPPAARVWR from the coding sequence ATGACTCTCACCTGCCGGCCCAGGGCTGACCGCCGGTGGCGACGGCCCCTGACCCCGCGCCAGTGGCAGATCGTCCTCTTGCTGCGCCGCGGCCTCTCCCGCCAGGCTGTGGCCGCCCAACTGGGCCTTGCCCCTCACACCGTCGCCGTTCACCTCTCCCTGTTGCGCCAGCGTCTCTGTCTCTCCCGCCACAGCGATCCACTCGCGCATGTCCCCTGGGAGCAGTGTCCGCCCGCGCTGCTGCCGCCCGAGGGGTTGCCTCCGCTGCCTGGCAAACCAGCAAGCCAGCCCGAGGCGCCCACCCTCCCCGAACGGCGCTCATCGCCGGCGCTCAGACTGCGCGGACTGCGCCGCTGGCAGGTGCTGCTCTTGCTCCGGGCCGGGCTGACGACCACGGAGGTGGCCAGACAGTTGGGGCTGAGCCGCAACACGGTCTATGCGCATCTGGAGCAGATCCACACCCGGCTAGGGCTGGGGCCAGCGCTATCGCGGCTGGCCGTTCTGGACTACGTTCCCTGGGAGCAATGTCCGCCCGAGCTGCTCGCCTGGTGTCAGGACGAGCTACGCCGTCTGGGTCTGCCAGCCCAGGTAGCTGTGTCGACCGGAGAAGAGGCATCAGATGCAAAGGAGGAAGCCAGTCATGAAGATCCGCCAGCAGCCCGGGTCTGGCGTTAA